A region from the Diorhabda sublineata isolate icDioSubl1.1 chromosome X, icDioSubl1.1, whole genome shotgun sequence genome encodes:
- the LOC130451549 gene encoding ubiquitin carboxyl-terminal hydrolase calypso isoform X2 has translation MPVDIKELTEGWLELESDPGLFTLLLEDFGVKGVQVEEIYDLNKPLDSPVYGFIFLFRWVEERRSRRKVVEQNETFVKDEDIVNNIFFAQQMVPNSCATHALISILLNCPNIHLGETLARLKAHTQGMSPDNKGWAIGNTPELACAHNSHAMPQAKRRLEKGSGVTTGRFTGEAFHFVSFVPIGGRLFELDGLKPYPIDHGPCNDMEWTDKFRSVITDRLGITADEYNEIRFNLMAVVPDRRLAIQHKLKMLRTNKQIVLDALQHLVKIKDKGGGIKNETSIQAGKHSITNNVDESAESTKEEISEEEAKNTKPETSSTTSKVTLCPLDYATPLTIQTSPAPSTSGTDTPSDLGSAFNSPTQTWNWANSAAGQNSPTSKDLKRFVVLRMAEQEDNEKSVSRINTEAPEHKSGRGHARVHTSDGDPVIAEKKNQELLEPHTFAPKDLLALLRNLENEICMCEMSLKDENDKQNKYKLNKENWLI, from the exons ATGCCTGTAGATATAAAAGAACTTACCGAAGGATGGCTCGAACTAGAAAGTGATCCAGGTCTATTCACTCTTCTTTTAGAAGATTTCGGGGTTAAAGGTGTACAAGTGGAAGAAATATACGACCTAAACAAGCCATTAGATAGTCCAGtttatggttttatttttttatttcggtgGGTGGAAGAGAGGAGGTCACGGCGTAAAGTCGTGGAACAAAATGAAACTTTCGTTAAGGATGAAGATAttgtgaataatatattttttgctcaACAAATGGTACCAAATAGTTGTGCAACTCATGCattgatttcaattttattaaattgtcCAAATATACATTTGGGAGAGACGCTTGCTAGGCTAAAAGCTCATACACAAGGTATGAGTCCTGACAATAAAGGTTGGGCAATAGGAAATACCCCAGAGCTAGCTTGTGCACATAATTCACATGCAATGCCACAAGCGAAAAGAAGATTGGAAAAAGGAAGTGGTGTAACAACTGGGCGCTTCACAG gagAAGCATTTCATTTTGTAAGTTTTGTCCCAATTGGAGGAAGGTTATTTGAACTAGATGGATTAAAACCTTACCCTATAGATCATGGTCCATGTAATGATATGGAATGGACAGATAAATTTAGGAGTGTTATTACAGATAGATTAGGTATAACTGCAgatgaatataatgaaataagaTTTAATTTAATGGCTGTAGTTCCCGATAGACGATTAGCCATCCAGCATAAGCTTAAAATGTTAAGAACAAATAAACAGATAGTTTTAGATGCCCTACAGCATTTAGTTAAAATTAAAGATAAGGGAGGTGGAATCAAAAATGAAACTTCTATACAAGCTGGAAAACATTCTATAACTAATAACGTTGATGAA tcTGCAGAATCAACTAAAGAAGAAATCTCTGAAGAAGAAGCAAAAAATACTAAACCTGAAACATCATCTACTACTAGTAAAGTTACTCTTTGTCCTTTAGACTATGCAACACCTTTAACAATACAAACTTCACCTGCTCCCAGTACATCAGGTACTGATACTCCTTCTGATCTCGGATCTGCTTTCAATTCTCCTACACAAACATGGAATTGGGCTAACTCTGCAGCTGGTCAAAATAGTCCTACTTCAAAGGATTTAAAACGGTTTGTTGTTCTCAGAATGGCTGAACaagaagataatgaaaaaagtg tttctaGAATTAATACTGAAGCTCCAGAACACAAATCTGGCCGAGGTCATGCTAGAGTACATACAAGTGATGGAGATCCTGTAATAGCAGAGAAGAAaaatcaagagcttctagagcCACACACTTTTGCTCCTAAAGACCTTCTGGCATTACTACGTAACCTCGAAAATGAAATCTGCATGTGTGAGATGAGTTTGAAAGATGAAAATGACAAACAGAACAAATATAAG CTGAACAAGGAAAATTGGCTGATCTAG
- the LOC130451549 gene encoding ubiquitin carboxyl-terminal hydrolase calypso isoform X1, producing MPVDIKELTEGWLELESDPGLFTLLLEDFGVKGVQVEEIYDLNKPLDSPVYGFIFLFRWVEERRSRRKVVEQNETFVKDEDIVNNIFFAQQMVPNSCATHALISILLNCPNIHLGETLARLKAHTQGMSPDNKGWAIGNTPELACAHNSHAMPQAKRRLEKGSGVTTGRFTGEAFHFVSFVPIGGRLFELDGLKPYPIDHGPCNDMEWTDKFRSVITDRLGITADEYNEIRFNLMAVVPDRRLAIQHKLKMLRTNKQIVLDALQHLVKIKDKGGGIKNETSIQAGKHSITNNVDESAESTKEEISEEEAKNTKPETSSTTSKVTLCPLDYATPLTIQTSPAPSTSGTDTPSDLGSAFNSPTQTWNWANSAAGQNSPTSKDLKRFVVLRMAEQEDNEKSVSRINTEAPEHKSGRGHARVHTSDGDPVIAEKKNQELLEPHTFAPKDLLALLRNLENEICMCEMSLKDENDKQNKYKVDDSRRTHNYDEFICTFLSMLAEQGKLADLVELNLVVPKRPNNSTPVPKATKKKKDGGKRKKKGRSKVKKRR from the exons ATGCCTGTAGATATAAAAGAACTTACCGAAGGATGGCTCGAACTAGAAAGTGATCCAGGTCTATTCACTCTTCTTTTAGAAGATTTCGGGGTTAAAGGTGTACAAGTGGAAGAAATATACGACCTAAACAAGCCATTAGATAGTCCAGtttatggttttatttttttatttcggtgGGTGGAAGAGAGGAGGTCACGGCGTAAAGTCGTGGAACAAAATGAAACTTTCGTTAAGGATGAAGATAttgtgaataatatattttttgctcaACAAATGGTACCAAATAGTTGTGCAACTCATGCattgatttcaattttattaaattgtcCAAATATACATTTGGGAGAGACGCTTGCTAGGCTAAAAGCTCATACACAAGGTATGAGTCCTGACAATAAAGGTTGGGCAATAGGAAATACCCCAGAGCTAGCTTGTGCACATAATTCACATGCAATGCCACAAGCGAAAAGAAGATTGGAAAAAGGAAGTGGTGTAACAACTGGGCGCTTCACAG gagAAGCATTTCATTTTGTAAGTTTTGTCCCAATTGGAGGAAGGTTATTTGAACTAGATGGATTAAAACCTTACCCTATAGATCATGGTCCATGTAATGATATGGAATGGACAGATAAATTTAGGAGTGTTATTACAGATAGATTAGGTATAACTGCAgatgaatataatgaaataagaTTTAATTTAATGGCTGTAGTTCCCGATAGACGATTAGCCATCCAGCATAAGCTTAAAATGTTAAGAACAAATAAACAGATAGTTTTAGATGCCCTACAGCATTTAGTTAAAATTAAAGATAAGGGAGGTGGAATCAAAAATGAAACTTCTATACAAGCTGGAAAACATTCTATAACTAATAACGTTGATGAA tcTGCAGAATCAACTAAAGAAGAAATCTCTGAAGAAGAAGCAAAAAATACTAAACCTGAAACATCATCTACTACTAGTAAAGTTACTCTTTGTCCTTTAGACTATGCAACACCTTTAACAATACAAACTTCACCTGCTCCCAGTACATCAGGTACTGATACTCCTTCTGATCTCGGATCTGCTTTCAATTCTCCTACACAAACATGGAATTGGGCTAACTCTGCAGCTGGTCAAAATAGTCCTACTTCAAAGGATTTAAAACGGTTTGTTGTTCTCAGAATGGCTGAACaagaagataatgaaaaaagtg tttctaGAATTAATACTGAAGCTCCAGAACACAAATCTGGCCGAGGTCATGCTAGAGTACATACAAGTGATGGAGATCCTGTAATAGCAGAGAAGAAaaatcaagagcttctagagcCACACACTTTTGCTCCTAAAGACCTTCTGGCATTACTACGTAACCTCGAAAATGAAATCTGCATGTGTGAGATGAGTTTGAAAGATGAAAATGACAAACAGAACAAATATAAGGTAGATGATAGTAGAAGAACTCATAATTATGATGAATTTATTTGTACCTTCCTTTCAATGTTAGCTGAACAAGGAAAATTGGCTGATCTAGTTGAATTAAATCTTGTTGTACCAAAGAGACCTAACAATTCTACTCCTGTACCCAAAGCAactaaaaagaagaaagatggaggaaaaagaaagaaaaaagggAGATCCAAAGTGAAAAAAAgacgttaa
- the LOC130451550 gene encoding MYG1 protein: protein MALSAKIYEIIRISSGVGTHVWNGFSIMATGPKNPKVSKKIGTHSGVFHCDEALACYMLKQLPEYEDAEIIRTRDQFILGNCDIVVDVGGEYDPKKHRYDHHQRSFEHTISTVRSDLIKNKSIKLSSAGLVYAHFGIEVIIKILEKQNITASSECLRSVYGYIYESFVEELDAIDNGVPMFTEGKPKFRINTHLSARVHRLNPEWNSPNPLPSDEIFYKAMELVGSEFSERVTESVTIWWPAKEIVKKSIENRSKVDKSGEIILIGERCPWKDHLFALEEEMGIVGEIKFVIFNDVGGSWRVQAVPIQPDSFICRVFLHKDWRGVRDDELIEISGIEGSLFCHATGFIGGNKTKEGALQMALRSLSANIADRE, encoded by the exons ATGGCTCTTAGCGCCAagatatatgaaattattcgTATCTCTTCCGGCGTTGGGACACACGTGTGGAACGG GTTCTCGATTATGGCTACAGGTCCAAAAAATCCTAAAGTATCAAAGAAAATCGGTACGCATAGCGGTGTCTTCCATTGCGACGAGGCATTGGCATGTTATATGTTAAAACAGTTACCAGAATACGAAGATGCCGAAATCATAAGAACAAGAGATCAATTT ATTTTAGGAAATTGTGATATAGTAGTTGATGTCGGAGGAGAATACGACCCAAAGAAACATCGATATGATCATCATCAGAGAAGTTTTGAACACACTATAAGTACTGTGCGATCAgacttaattaaaaataaatctataaa GTTGAGTTCAGCAGGTTTGGTGTATGCACATTTCGGTATTgaagtaataattaaaatattggaaaagcAAAATATAACAGCAAGCAGTGAATGTTTGAGGTCCGTTTATGGGTATATTTATGAAAGTTTTGTAGAAGAATTAGATGCTATAGATAATGGTGTTCCCATGTTCACTGAAGGCAAAccaaaatttagaataaatactCATTTAAGTGCAAGGGTTCATAGGTTAAACCCCGAATGGAATTCACCAAATCCTTTGCCATCagatgaaatattttacaaagcaATGGAACTTGTAGGTTCAGAATTCAGTGAAAGAGTAACTGAA agTGTTACCATATGGTGGCCTGCAAaggaaattgttaaaaaatcaatagaaaacaGAAGTAAGGTAGATAAAAGTGGAGAAATAATACTGATAGGTGAAAGATGTCCATGGAAAGACCATTTATTTGCATTAGAAGAAGAAATGGGAATTGTGGGagaaattaaatttgtaattttcaatgATGTTGGAGGTTCCTGGAGAGTTCAAGCTGTACCGATACAACCAGACAGTTTTATATGCAG AGTATTTTTGCATAAGGACTGGAGAGGTGTAAGAGATGATGAACTTATTGAAATCTCTGGGATCGAAGGATCTTTATTCTGCCACGCCACTGGTTTTATAGGAgggaataaaacaaaagaaggTGCTTTACAAATGGCATTACGGAGTTTATCTGCAAATATTGCCGATAGagaataa
- the LOC130451547 gene encoding F-box only protein 33, producing the protein MNSTYGDCSKPKKSKTSEEFAFASYWAHLPSLILCDIFDLLSKEDRRNASAVCKNWRQNSFHPKWFHSVTFRIEQRNLERARFQIYTFGSIASEIKIILNSLSYECVEEFMHLLEEMQKNNNLKSFIIEPTHCRLEVPVKQNRYIDEYKEILKLLKNCLSKLRKFSIGCLENFSLQLQELLESLNPSLVTHLGLASVKDIPLKQEGGCFDSKLITRFTKLVILSVDYDQISDDFLSKLDGATELERLVIHIHAVRKNHPNTTNKAWIDFSDKHPNCELRLAFIHAFRDIRNIHETVMRSAMPLSHLKVFFCEQINMQLIEGLTQYSDTLRSVILVDSLSDNHSSWSLIKPWYDDSPDPFVLTAWLCKRLEELVLFGYKYSHENLIAIGRLRGHTLKRLDIAEVDVCIDDKKTREPLNLNIPHSRIKPWRPLKRSELHPVVRSATAGDSDEYLLPLVLADLN; encoded by the exons atgAATTCGACATATGGAGATTGCTCAAAACCAAAGAAGTCTAAGACTTCAGAAGAATTTGCCTTTGCTTCATATTGGGCACATTTACCGTCTCTCATCTTATGTGACATTTTTGATTTGTTAAGCAAAGAGGATAGGCGAAATGCATCTGCAGTGTGTAAGAATTGGAGACAAAATAGTTTCCATCCCAA gtgGTTTCATTCAGTAACCTTTAGGATCGAACAACGTAATTTAGAAAGAGCCAGATTTCAAATATACACCTTTGGTAGCATTGCGTCAGAAATCaagataatattaaattcattgtCATATGAATGTGTTGAAGAATTTATGCATTTGTTAgaagaaatgcaaaaaaataataacttgaaaagttttattatagAACCAACACATTGTCGACTTGAAGTGCCAGTAAAACAAAATAG atacaTTGATGAatacaaagaaatattgaaattattgaagaattgTTTGTCGAAACTTAGAAAATTCAGTATCGGTTGCTTAGAGAATTTTTCCTTACAACTTCAAGAATTATTGGAATCGCTTAATCCGTCTCTTGTAACCCATCTAGGTTTAGCTAGTGTTAAAGATATTCCTTTGAAACAAGAAGGTGGTTGTTTTGATTCTAAGCTAATTACCCGTTTTACAAAACTAGTA attctaAGTGTGGATTACGATCAAATATCCGacgattttctttcaaaattggaTGGTGCGACGGAATTAGAACGATTAGTAATACACATTCATGCAGTCCGTAAAAATCATCCCAACACCACGAACAAAGCTTGGATCGATTTTAGCGACAAACATCCAAATTGTGAGCTCCGACTGGCATTTATACATGCTTTTAGGGATATTAGAAACATTCACGAAACTGTCATGAGGTCTGCCATGCCACTTTCTCACCTTAAAGTATTCTTCTGCGAACAA ataaatatGCAACTTATAGAAGGTCTTACCCAATACTCGGACACATTACGTAGTGTAATTTTGGTAGATTCTTTGAGCGACAACCACAGCAGTTGGTCATTGATAAAACCATGGTATGACGATAGTCCTGATCCTTTCGTATTGACAGCTTGGTTATGCAAACGTCTGGAAGAATTGGTATTATTCGGTTACAAATATTCGCATGAAAATTTAATTGCTATTGGTAGACTACGGGGTCACACATTAAAAAGACTGGATATCGCAGAAGTAGATGTGTGTATTGATGATAAAAAAACGAGAGAACCTTTGAATTTA aatatccCACATAGCAGAATTAAACCATGGAGACCTTTGAAACGGTCAGAACTACACCCAGTAGTGCGCAGTGCTACAGCAGGTGATTCTGACGAATATCTATTGCCGCTAGTCTTAGCAGACCTCAACTAG